From the genome of Nocardia sp. NBC_01503, one region includes:
- the mutA gene encoding methylmalonyl-CoA mutase small subunit produces MPIASDPDTDPVPGYAAWRKGVAGVLAKARRVEVSELPDEPEKLLAVTTYDGLTVNPLYTRRDELPEQPLPGAFPFVRGGDATRDVHRGWFVSQRFGGSDGATVNRHILDALENGVSAVWLGVAERGVPVDQLPAALNGLLFELAPLALDAGPAAAEAAAQLFSVLDGYEVADRTGIRVSLGATPLTSLFAGSSAIDLDGAVVLAQQAVARPESIRAITVCGIAFHNSGASAAQELGAAVAAGLEYLRALTDAGADISDALDQLSFRFAATDDQFESIAKFRAARRLWARVAQVVGAPDYGNAPQQAVTSAAMMTQRDPWVNMLRTTLAAFGAGVGGADIVTVLPFDDALPAGELGVSQAFTERMARNTQLLLLEESHLGHVQDPSAGSWYVESLTDELAAKAWEFMQEIEAAGGYLAALQAGLLAERIEETRVRRDSDVAHRKSAVTGVNEFPNLGEEPLSEAARAASPIARYGAAFEALRNRSDAYLAANGARPKALLVPLGPVSENNVRVTFTANVLASGGIEPINPGALAADGIGAAATESDVSVAVLCGSDARYGTDAGAAVDALRAAGVTTVLLAGAEKAVADLTGAQRPDGFLTARMDAVTALSGLLEKLGA; encoded by the coding sequence ATGCCGATTGCTTCAGACCCGGACACCGATCCGGTGCCCGGGTACGCCGCCTGGCGCAAGGGTGTTGCCGGAGTGCTGGCCAAGGCCCGCAGGGTCGAGGTCTCCGAACTTCCGGACGAGCCGGAGAAGCTGCTCGCGGTCACCACATATGACGGCCTGACCGTCAACCCCCTCTACACGCGTCGCGATGAGCTGCCCGAGCAGCCGCTGCCGGGCGCCTTCCCGTTCGTGCGCGGTGGCGACGCCACCCGCGATGTGCACCGCGGCTGGTTCGTCAGCCAGCGCTTCGGCGGTTCCGACGGGGCCACTGTAAACCGCCACATACTGGACGCGCTGGAGAATGGCGTGAGTGCGGTGTGGTTGGGCGTCGCCGAACGCGGTGTGCCGGTGGATCAACTGCCCGCGGCCCTGAACGGTCTGCTCTTCGAGCTGGCCCCGCTGGCTCTGGACGCCGGTCCCGCCGCGGCAGAGGCTGCGGCCCAGCTGTTTTCGGTGCTCGACGGCTACGAGGTCGCCGATCGCACCGGGATCCGGGTCTCGCTCGGCGCGACCCCGTTGACGAGTCTGTTCGCCGGTTCCTCCGCCATCGACCTGGACGGGGCCGTCGTGCTCGCGCAGCAGGCCGTGGCGCGCCCGGAGAGCATTCGCGCGATCACCGTCTGCGGCATCGCATTCCACAACTCCGGTGCCTCCGCCGCGCAGGAGCTGGGCGCGGCTGTCGCCGCCGGACTGGAGTACCTGCGCGCGCTCACCGACGCGGGCGCCGATATCTCCGATGCCCTGGACCAGTTGAGCTTCCGCTTCGCGGCCACCGACGACCAGTTCGAGTCGATCGCCAAATTCCGTGCCGCCCGCCGTCTTTGGGCGCGCGTGGCACAGGTCGTCGGCGCCCCCGACTACGGCAATGCCCCGCAGCAGGCCGTCACCTCGGCCGCCATGATGACCCAGCGCGATCCGTGGGTGAACATGCTGCGCACCACCCTGGCCGCCTTCGGCGCGGGCGTCGGTGGCGCGGATATCGTCACCGTGCTGCCCTTCGACGATGCCCTGCCCGCCGGGGAACTCGGTGTGTCGCAGGCGTTCACCGAGCGTATGGCCCGCAATACCCAGCTGCTGCTCCTGGAGGAGTCGCACCTGGGTCATGTGCAGGACCCGAGTGCCGGTTCCTGGTACGTCGAATCGCTCACCGATGAACTCGCCGCCAAGGCGTGGGAGTTCATGCAGGAGATCGAGGCCGCGGGCGGTTACCTCGCCGCATTGCAGGCGGGCCTGCTCGCCGAACGCATCGAGGAGACCCGCGTCCGGCGTGATTCCGATGTGGCGCACCGCAAGTCGGCCGTCACCGGCGTCAACGAGTTTCCGAACCTGGGTGAGGAGCCACTGTCGGAGGCGGCCCGCGCGGCCAGCCCGATCGCCCGCTACGGCGCGGCCTTCGAGGCGCTGCGCAACCGCTCCGACGCCTACCTCGCCGCCAACGGCGCGCGACCCAAGGCCCTGCTGGTGCCGCTGGGTCCGGTCTCGGAGAACAATGTGCGGGTCACCTTCACCGCCAATGTGCTGGCCTCGGGCGGTATCGAACCGATCAACCCGGGCGCTCTGGCCGCCGACGGAATCGGCGCGGCGGCAACCGAATCCGATGTGAGCGTGGCGGTGCTGTGTGGTTCGGACGCCCGCTACGGCACCGATGCCGGTGCGGCCGTCGACGCCCTGCGCGCGGCCGGTGTGACCACGGTGCTGCTGGCCGGAGCGGAGAAGGCGGTCGCCGACCTGACCGGCGCGCAGCGTCCGGACGGATTCCTGACGGCGCGGATGGATGCGGTGACGGCGCTGTCCGGCCTGCTGGAGAAGCTGGGAGCATAG
- a CDS encoding TVP38/TMEM64 family protein produces MAGILGRLRQPRVLAVLIGLALLFGLATFAPHPAPQQIRDWADSVGPSLPLVFFAVHTLVCIAPFPRTIFTLSAGMLFGPAEGLAIAVGATTLSAVLALLLVRALDQDRVRARLTHPAVQAVDARLARRGWLAIGSLRLIAFAPFSVVNYCAGLSSVGMKPYLAATVFGILPGTIGTVLLGDALTNNTSPAQLILTAACLAVGVIGLIVDTRLAVPEPTRESV; encoded by the coding sequence ATGGCCGGAATACTCGGCCGTCTCCGCCAACCCCGGGTGCTGGCGGTGCTGATCGGCCTCGCGCTGCTGTTCGGTCTCGCCACCTTCGCCCCGCATCCCGCACCCCAGCAGATTCGGGACTGGGCCGATTCGGTCGGGCCGTCACTGCCGCTGGTGTTCTTCGCGGTGCACACTCTGGTCTGTATCGCGCCCTTTCCGCGCACCATCTTCACGCTGAGCGCGGGCATGCTCTTCGGTCCGGCCGAGGGGTTGGCGATCGCCGTCGGCGCGACCACACTCAGCGCTGTACTGGCGTTACTGCTGGTGCGCGCGCTCGATCAGGATCGGGTCCGAGCACGCCTGACTCATCCCGCGGTTCAGGCCGTGGACGCGCGGTTGGCGCGGCGCGGGTGGCTGGCCATCGGGTCGCTGCGGCTGATCGCCTTCGCGCCGTTCTCGGTGGTCAACTACTGCGCCGGACTGTCCTCGGTCGGGATGAAGCCATACCTCGCCGCCACCGTCTTCGGAATACTGCCGGGCACCATCGGCACGGTCCTGCTCGGTGACGCGCTCACCAACAACACCTCCCCCGCACAGCTCATCCTGACCGCGGCCTGCCTGGCCGTCGGCGTGATCGGCCTCATCGTGGACACCCGCCTCGCGGTCCCCGAGCCCACCCGCGAATCGGTCTGA
- a CDS encoding adenosylcobalamin-dependent ribonucleoside-diphosphate reductase: MRARDIPSRPVAVDRPEQAAVADDLGLSPAAFAVVAERYLRRDGNGRVCESPGQMMDRVARFVARAEDDYRPGGADRWAPRFAALLRSREFLPNSPTLMNAGTGIGVLSGCFVLPIEDSLDSIFTTLHTTARLHRAGAGTGFSFSRLRPRGDTVASGGHASGPISFIELYAAAARAIRFDGRRGANMAVLDVHHPDIQEFVRAKAKPGALPTFNLSVGVTDEFMRAATADQPYALINPRTGRTVRRISARAVLETIAAQAWHTGEPGILFLDTINRADPLPELGPLEATNPCGEVPLAPYESCNLGSIALARFLDGDHLDDQRLERAVRVAVRFLDDVIDVSTYPAPELAAAALATRKIGLGIMGLAETLAVLGLPYDSVAAVDFARGLMARITGWAHDASRELAAERGAFPLFEDSCWAADGDAPLRNAQLTAIAPTGTISLLAGTSAGIEPLYALSYTRNMMGRDFAQAAPLFERVAVERGIWSPEIAAEIAATGTAAHPDIPADLHRRFLTAHELDQYWQVEMQAAVQRNTDAAVAKTVNLPETADIGEVRNAFLHAWRAGCKGVTVYRSGSRADQVLRHPVSDPHASNHAAP, translated from the coding sequence ATGCGTGCTCGCGACATTCCCTCCCGCCCGGTGGCGGTGGACCGGCCCGAACAGGCGGCGGTCGCCGATGATCTGGGACTCTCACCCGCCGCGTTCGCGGTGGTCGCCGAACGCTATCTGCGGCGGGACGGGAATGGGCGGGTCTGCGAATCGCCGGGGCAGATGATGGATCGGGTCGCGCGGTTCGTCGCGCGGGCCGAGGACGACTATCGGCCCGGCGGTGCCGACCGGTGGGCACCGCGCTTCGCCGCACTGCTGAGGTCACGCGAATTCTTGCCCAATTCACCGACATTGATGAACGCGGGCACCGGAATCGGGGTGCTGTCCGGCTGTTTCGTACTGCCCATCGAGGATTCGCTGGACTCGATCTTCACCACGCTGCACACCACCGCGCGCCTGCACCGGGCCGGGGCCGGTACCGGGTTCTCGTTCTCACGGCTGCGGCCGCGCGGCGATACAGTCGCCAGCGGCGGACACGCGAGCGGACCGATTTCGTTCATCGAACTCTATGCCGCGGCGGCACGAGCGATTCGATTCGACGGCCGCCGCGGCGCGAATATGGCCGTCCTGGACGTGCACCACCCCGATATCCAGGAGTTCGTGCGCGCGAAGGCGAAGCCGGGCGCCCTACCCACCTTCAACCTGTCGGTGGGGGTCACCGATGAGTTCATGCGCGCCGCCACGGCCGATCAGCCCTATGCGCTGATCAATCCCCGCACCGGGCGAACCGTCCGCCGGATCTCGGCCCGGGCGGTACTGGAAACCATTGCCGCACAGGCGTGGCACACCGGCGAACCGGGAATCCTGTTCCTCGACACCATCAATCGCGCCGATCCACTGCCGGAGCTGGGGCCGCTGGAGGCGACCAATCCGTGCGGTGAGGTACCGCTGGCGCCGTACGAATCCTGCAATCTCGGCTCCATCGCGCTGGCCCGCTTCCTCGACGGTGATCACCTCGACGACCAGCGACTCGAGCGGGCGGTGCGAGTAGCGGTGCGATTCCTCGACGATGTCATCGACGTATCGACCTATCCGGCGCCCGAGCTCGCCGCGGCCGCGCTCGCCACCCGCAAGATCGGTCTCGGAATCATGGGCCTCGCCGAAACACTGGCGGTCCTGGGCCTTCCGTACGACAGTGTGGCGGCCGTGGATTTCGCCCGGGGACTGATGGCACGAATTACGGGATGGGCACATGACGCCTCCCGCGAGCTCGCCGCCGAACGCGGCGCCTTCCCGCTGTTCGAAGACAGCTGCTGGGCCGCTGATGGGGACGCACCGCTGCGCAACGCCCAGCTCACCGCGATCGCTCCCACCGGAACGATCTCATTGCTCGCGGGCACCTCCGCCGGAATCGAACCGCTGTACGCCCTCTCGTACACCCGAAACATGATGGGTCGTGACTTCGCTCAGGCCGCGCCGTTATTCGAACGCGTCGCCGTCGAACGCGGGATCTGGTCACCTGAGATCGCCGCGGAGATCGCCGCCACCGGTACCGCCGCCCACCCCGACATCCCCGCGGACCTGCATCGGCGCTTCCTCACCGCACATGAACTGGACCAGTACTGGCAGGTCGAGATGCAGGCCGCCGTGCAGCGAAACACGGACGCCGCAGTGGCCAAAACAGTCAATCTGCCGGAGACCGCGGATATC
- a CDS encoding Hsp20/alpha crystallin family protein produces the protein MSSLPTHRQVLLPDINDLWNLISPSASPAAFGSHLLRLEDTVEDGHYVVRAEIPGIDPEKDIEVSIQNGRLTIQAERTEKKEHKGRSEFSYGSFHRSVTLPPGATEEGIEATYTNGVLSVSVPMGETKELVKKIDVQVTK, from the coding sequence ATGAGCTCACTTCCCACCCACCGTCAGGTGCTTTTGCCCGATATCAACGATTTGTGGAACCTCATCTCCCCTTCCGCTTCGCCTGCGGCGTTCGGCTCACATCTGCTGCGGTTGGAGGACACCGTAGAGGATGGCCACTATGTGGTACGCGCGGAGATCCCCGGTATCGATCCGGAGAAGGATATCGAAGTCTCCATCCAGAACGGGCGTTTGACGATTCAAGCCGAGCGCACCGAGAAGAAGGAACACAAGGGGCGCTCGGAGTTCAGCTACGGCTCCTTCCATCGCTCGGTGACCCTGCCGCCCGGCGCCACCGAGGAGGGCATCGAGGCCACCTACACCAATGGTGTGCTGTCCGTCAGTGTTCCGATGGGCGAGACCAAGGAGTTGGTCAAGAAGATCGACGTGCAGGTTACGAAGTAA